Proteins encoded in a region of the Paenibacillus sp. W2I17 genome:
- a CDS encoding cold-shock protein, whose protein sequence is MQTGTVKWFNADKGFGFIETEEGTDVFVHFSAIQGEGYKSLDEGQRVQFEVTQGNRGPQAENVTKL, encoded by the coding sequence ATGCAAACAGGTACAGTGAAATGGTTCAACGCGGATAAAGGATTCGGCTTTATCGAAACTGAAGAAGGAACAGACGTATTCGTTCATTTCAGTGCAATTCAAGGTGAAGGTTACAAATCTTTGGACGAAGGTCAACGCGTTCAATTTGAAGTAACTCAAGGTAACCGTGGACCACAAGCTGAGAACGTTACTAAACTTTAA
- a CDS encoding tyrosine-type recombinase/integrase: MNQSSGISVQREPTVEEFIHMLAKEGELHPKTVKEYASDLKHFIEWYKESTMLSEEFSLRIEDVDTSTLVSYREDAHKVMLLKPATINRRLITLKRFFKWAVLESRLSHDPSKPLKFIPEDKVSPRRMTLEEEQAFLAAVEYGNSLRDQTILTLMFHTGLRTMEVCNLKPHDIELGRRSGHLTVRADKRNVQRKIPLNIQCVVMLNQYLSNLATDRVYLFPSEKTNDRLTERALRHLIKKVMITAGLEGLSSHDLRHRFGYAMAEHTPLHRLAEIMGHTNPDTTMIYFKALTTNHRREQQ; encoded by the coding sequence ATGAATCAGTCATCAGGGATTTCGGTGCAGCGGGAACCGACAGTAGAGGAATTCATACATATGCTTGCTAAAGAGGGAGAATTGCATCCCAAAACCGTGAAGGAATATGCAAGTGATCTGAAGCACTTTATCGAATGGTACAAGGAAAGCACCATGCTCAGCGAAGAGTTTTCACTGCGAATTGAAGATGTGGATACATCCACTTTAGTCAGTTATCGTGAAGATGCTCACAAAGTTATGTTATTGAAACCAGCCACCATTAACCGGAGATTGATTACGCTGAAGCGTTTTTTCAAATGGGCTGTCTTGGAATCCAGGCTCAGTCATGACCCTTCCAAACCATTAAAATTCATTCCGGAAGACAAAGTAAGTCCACGCCGAATGACATTGGAAGAAGAGCAGGCATTCCTCGCGGCAGTGGAGTATGGTAATTCCCTTCGTGATCAGACGATCCTGACCCTTATGTTTCACACAGGCTTGCGAACGATGGAGGTATGCAACCTCAAGCCTCATGATATCGAACTTGGTAGACGAAGCGGTCACCTGACAGTGAGAGCCGATAAACGCAACGTGCAACGTAAGATCCCTTTGAATATACAGTGTGTTGTTATGTTGAATCAGTACTTATCTAATCTTGCTACCGATCGTGTGTACCTTTTTCCCTCAGAGAAGACAAACGATCGTTTAACGGAGAGAGCACTGCGCCACCTGATTAAAAAAGTAATGATAACAGCAGGGCTGGAAGGACTGAGTTCACACGACCTGCGTCATCGTTTCGGCTACGCCATGGCTGAGCATACGCCACTGCACCGTTTGGCCGAGATAATGGGACACACCAACCCAGATACAACCATGATTTATTTTAAAGCATTAACTACGAATCATCGTAGAGAACAACAATGA
- a CDS encoding HU family DNA-binding protein produces the protein MDKEQLITEVAKAGGFSKKNAEKAVTVVLDSILEALKEGKEVQVVGFGKFEVQKREARTGKSRRTGKEIQLPAGKVPVFTAGLSMKEALN, from the coding sequence ATGGATAAAGAACAATTGATCACAGAAGTAGCCAAGGCTGGCGGTTTCTCCAAGAAGAATGCTGAAAAAGCTGTAACCGTTGTATTGGATTCGATTCTCGAAGCTCTCAAAGAAGGTAAAGAAGTTCAAGTGGTTGGATTTGGGAAATTCGAAGTACAGAAGCGTGAGGCAAGAACAGGCAAAAGTCGGAGAACAGGCAAGGAAATTCAACTACCTGCAGGTAAAGTTCCTGTATTCACAGCAGGTTTAAGCATGAAAGAAGCTTTAAATTAA